The nucleotide window GATAAGGGTTGAATGTTACATCCCCTCCGGTAGAAACACTGATAGCTGCGATAAAATAATTCCCTTCATCGGCAGGGAAAATATCAACTCCCTGGTCGCCGGAAGCTCCACCAAAAGTTTTATCCCATAATAGATTACCTTCAAGATCGGTTTTAAAAAGAAAAACATCATAATTGCCGGTTGAAGGCTCTGTATATCCGCTAATCAAATAATTGTCGCCGGCGAGTTCAATTCCGCGCGCTACATCGTGCGGGTTCATTTGAAAGCATTGCTGCCAGTTGATCTGCATATATTGAGGGAGAGCCGGGAAATGCAGGATTGAGCAAAATAATAATATTTTAAAGCGTTTCATAGCTGTATAATTTGACTAGAAACTGGAGTTTTGCCCATAAAGAGCAAAACTCCAAGGTACATGCCTATTTAACAATCAAATATACCTGTTTTTATGAAGCCTGTTACTTGCAGAGTGTAATTATAGATACCTGCTGGAGCACTACGGGTATCCCATACTTTTTGTCCCTGTTTTCCCTGCAATTGAAACGATTCAATCTGCTTGCCCGTGGCATCAGTAATGATCAGTATGGCACTGGTTTCATCACCCGGAAGGGTGTAATCGAAAGCAGCCCAGTATTTGGCTGGATTGGGTTTTACAGTTAGACTAAGGCCGAAGGCCTCAGCCATGGCATCTAAGTCAATAATACCGCTCTTAAAAGACTGTGTTCCGTCAATTTCAGGGCAATTGCAGAAATGCTGTCCGTAAAATGCTTCAAGGATGTTTTTAGCCTTGGCAGCAGAACTGCCTCGGTTGGCCTGTGCAATTGCGTTAAGCATTTCAATTTCGGAACTGGTAAGTTCCTGCAACTTGCGATCCTCAGAATGAAGTGTAAGTTCCAGGTTGAGCATGTTCATATAATCATTATGTTCTTCCAGCGCCTCTCCCTGAAGGTTATATAAATCTGGAAGCATGGCGGCAAGCGAAATAGCATCTGTAAAGTTTCCTTCCTGCATATATGTTGCAATAATTTGTCTATCAGCGGCAATTCCCCCCAGATTATTGAGCCAGTTTCTTAGCTCTACCAGGGCAACAATCGTATCATTCAGGTAGCTTCTGATCATATCGTTTGCAGCCCTTGTCTTGATGCGATTGTGTTTAGCCATTTGCTGCTGAAGAACCGTTTTGTAGGTAACACCCTCAGCTACCTGACGTAAAATATCTATCATGTAAGCCGGAAGCGGATTTTCTTTTTCTTCAAGATATTCGAGCAAGGCATCTTTTTTAAGCTCATCGGGGTTGGCTGCCAGAGGGTAGCTATAGCTAACCGGTCGAAAAATGTGTGCAAAAGGGCGATCTGGATAGTAATCAGGTCAGACCTCTTATAAATACCAGTGCTGGTTTGAGTTTATTCATTATTTTTGTGAGAACAATCGTAAACTTGTTTGTGAGCAAATATAAGTCCCCCTGCTTGATAATATTTTGAGTTACAGGTCGATTGATGATTCAATTCCGTTCAAATGAATTAATATGAAAATAAAAGAAAAAATATTGCACCTTCCAATCCTCGTTGAACAGGATGAAGATAATGTATATATCGTTAGTTGTCCTGTTTTTAAGGGTTGTCATTCCTATGGCAAAACAATAGATGAAGCTCTGGCAAACATCAGGGAAGTTATTGACATGTGCATAGATGAAGAGAAAGATAAAATATCTGATATAAACCGCTTTGTTGGCTTCAGGGAAATGGAGATTTCTTATAAAGCAGCGGCCGTATAAATAAAATTTTATGCAGGAATTTTTAGTTATTTCAGGTAAAGACTTTATTCGATTCCTTCAGAGACTGGGATTTAATGTTGTTCGCATTAATGGCTCTCATCATAGATTAAAACATCCGGATGGCCGGGTCACAACGATTCCGGTACACAAAAATCAAGATCTGCCGAAGGGACTGATTCGAAAAATTATTCGTGAAGATTTAAAAATAGAGTTGGATGAGTTCATGATTTTGTATAAGCAATTAGGTTAACCCTATGCGATTTCAACCTTTTCAGTTATTTCTGATCCTGCTCAGTGGGGTAGTGTTGTTGTTTATCATTGGTCCGCTGGTTGGAATGTTCGTGGCCACGTCACCGGATCAATTGTTTGAATCATCGAAAGATCCTGAGGTTCAGCGAAGTATTGGCCTTACTTTATGGGTATCGATGGCGGCTACGCTTGTTTTTGCCCTTGGAGGCATTCCGCTGGCCTACTTGCTGGCGAGGAGGGATTTTGCTATGAAGCGGCTCGTTTTGGGAATCATAGACCTGCCCATCGTGATCCCTCATTCCGCTGCCGGGATTGCAGTTTTGGGTTTTGTATCAAGGGATTCCTATTTAGGGAAATTAGGTTCGATGATAGGGTTGGATTTTGTCGGAGCGCCGGCTGGAATTGCCATCGCGATGGCATTCGTCAGCATTCCTTTTCTTATCAATGCGGCCCGGGATGGCTTTTCTGCCGTCCCGCTGAGATTGGAACTGGCGGCCCTTAACCTGGGAGCCACTCCTGCAAGAGTCTTTTTCTCCATTTCCCTTCCGCTTGCCTGGAGAAATATCGTGTCTGGGCTGATCCTGATGTTTGCCAGGGGGATGAGCGAATTCGGCGCCGTAATCATCGTCGCTTACCACCCGATGGTCACGCCTGTCCTGATCTGGGAACGCTTTAGTTCTTTTGGCCTAAACTACGCCCGGCCGGTTGCCGTTATTTTCATTGTGGTCAGCCTTATATTTTTTATTGCTTTGCGATTATTATCCCGGACAAGAAAAGATGCTTGAAATTAAAAACATAAACAAGACCTATCCTGAGTTTAAACTGGATGATATTACCTTTCAGGTTGAAGATGGGGACTATTTTCTTATCCTGGGGCCTTCCGGTGCAGGTAAGACACAAATCCTGGAGATCCTTGCCGGGTTGATCGATCCCGATGAAGGGAGTGTTATAGTTGAAGGGAAAAATATTACCGGCTGGAAAATTCAATCGAGGCCATTCGGGCTTGTTTTCCAGGATTATGCCATTTTCCCGCACATGAGTGTCAGGGAAAATATAAGTTATCCGATTCGTTTAAGGGGATTAGGCAGCAAGCAAATCTTTTCACAGGTAGTAACGCAGGCCGAGGCAATGGAGATAGGCCATCTGCTGGACAGGATGCCGCGGACATTATCGGGCGGGGAATTACAACGGGTTGCCCTGGCAAGGACCCTCATCCGTGAACCGAAATACCTGTTACTCGATGAACCATTGGCATCGCTCGATGTTTCCCTTCGCCAGGGATTGCGCAGCCTTTTGAAAGGGATAAATAACCAGGGGCAGACCATCATCCATGTTACGCATGATTACGAAGAAGCGCTGGTACTGGCTAATAAAATCGCTGTTATAAACCAGGGAAAGATCATCCAGTTAGGACCGGCCGATGAAGTTTTTCACCAGCCGGGATCAGAATTCGTAGCGCGTTTCACCGGGGTGAAAAATTACTTTGCAGCCCGCCTGTATCGCGAAATGGACAGGCAGTACGGTGAGCTGGAAAATGGCCAGGTACTGCGGCTGAATACCGAAGAGCCGGAAGGAAAAGGCTATATCATCCTGCGTGGCGAAGACATTTTTATCTCCCTTGAAAATCTCCCCACCAGTGCAACCAACCAGATGAAAGGGCAGATCCTTGAAATAAGCCCGTCTCCTTTTGGTTTCGAAGTTTTGGTAGATACGGGGACACGCTTTTATGCCAGGATAACCCGGGAATCATTACAAAAACTGGCTTTGCGTGAAGGTAAAGAAGTCTGGATCAGCTTTAAGGCCGCAAATGTTAAATTTGTGAGGGTATGATTGAGTTGGACAATTGCCCAACTGTCCAACTGCTAACTGTCCAATTATAATTTAGCGCCAAGCGTCAGCAACACGCTATGGTTCCTGGTGATGTTGGCTACAGATTCTGCATTTGTATAAAAGTAGTATTTATCTTTCATGTTACAATAAGCATAGGCCAGGTCCATAAAGAACCATCCTTCTTTGAGACCGATGCCGCCGGAGAAACCAAAGCGACTCCCGTCGTTCAGGTTTTGATCCTGGTAAGGTGAAGTGAAATACTTGCCCCCTGCCCTGAAGCTGAAGATATTGTACCGCCATTCCGTACCGACACGGATTTGATGTGAACCGGCATAGCTGTTCCGGATAGAACTGTTTTCATCGTTGAAACTAAAATCCGATGCATGGAAACGGGCAGAAGCATAATCGGCATATTCATAGTCAGCACTGACCAGTCCTATATTGCTGATGATGAAAGCCAGGTTTCCCTGCACCCTGAAAGGGGTTTGCAAAGCATAATTATAGCTTCCGGAAGGAGAACTTTCTACATATTTTGTATTCCCGTTATTGTCTGGTGTATAAAACTCTGATATCATAGTCACCTGCCAGTAATCTTTCATATTGCTGAACCATGAAGGAGTGTGGAATGCCGCGCCGAACCGGAACCAGTCGGTTGGCCGGTAGATGAAGCCCAGCTTGAAATTGAATCCGCTGCCGCGTGTTTCCAGGTCTTCTATCCGGTTAAAATATTTCAGGTCACTGTTTTCAATGTTACTTTCCTTATAGACTGATGATTCGTAATACCGGATAAACGGGATACCGAGCGTCATGCCCAGGTAAAGCCGGTCTTTAATATTAGCTCCTAAACTGAATACATATTCATTCATGGATCCCCTGGTATCGATCGATTTAGTTTGCAACTTGCTTCCTACAGGTATTGGGGAAATATATTGATTGTCTGTATTCGGATTGGCCAGATCAAGCAGATAAGACCACCAGGCTAAGTTAAGATCGAAGGCATAATCCCCGTTGGGATCTTGTTCGATTTGCAGGAAATTCGTTCCGTTAGCAGCCTGAACATAGGTATCGAGCAGTGAGTTGTTGGTATTTGTGCCAGTCATCTCATACCGGTGATTAAAATCGTTCAGCCGGTTAAGACCTGTGGCAAAAGTAACACC belongs to Bacteroidales bacterium and includes:
- a CDS encoding T9SS type A sorting domain-containing protein, which encodes MLEYLEEKENPLPAYMIDILRQVAEGVTYKTVLQQQMAKHNRIKTRAANDMIRSYLNDTIVALVELRNWLNNLGGIAADRQIIATYMQEGNFTDAISLAAMLPDLYNLQGEALEEHNDYMNMLNLELTLHSEDRKLQELTSSEIEMLNAIAQANRGSSAAKAKNILEAFYGQHFCNCPEIDGTQSFKSGIIDLDAMAEAFGLSLTVKPNPAKYWAAFDYTLPGDETSAILIITDATGKQIESFQLQGKQGQKVWDTRSAPAGIYNYTLQVTGFIKTGIFDC
- a CDS encoding type II toxin-antitoxin system HicB family antitoxin, with the translated sequence MKIKEKILHLPILVEQDEDNVYIVSCPVFKGCHSYGKTIDEALANIREVIDMCIDEEKDKISDINRFVGFREMEISYKAAAV
- a CDS encoding type II toxin-antitoxin system HicA family toxin: MQEFLVISGKDFIRFLQRLGFNVVRINGSHHRLKHPDGRVTTIPVHKNQDLPKGLIRKIIREDLKIELDEFMILYKQLG
- a CDS encoding ABC transporter permease, whose amino-acid sequence is MRFQPFQLFLILLSGVVLLFIIGPLVGMFVATSPDQLFESSKDPEVQRSIGLTLWVSMAATLVFALGGIPLAYLLARRDFAMKRLVLGIIDLPIVIPHSAAGIAVLGFVSRDSYLGKLGSMIGLDFVGAPAGIAIAMAFVSIPFLINAARDGFSAVPLRLELAALNLGATPARVFFSISLPLAWRNIVSGLILMFARGMSEFGAVIIVAYHPMVTPVLIWERFSSFGLNYARPVAVIFIVVSLIFFIALRLLSRTRKDA
- a CDS encoding ABC transporter ATP-binding protein, whose product is MLEIKNINKTYPEFKLDDITFQVEDGDYFLILGPSGAGKTQILEILAGLIDPDEGSVIVEGKNITGWKIQSRPFGLVFQDYAIFPHMSVRENISYPIRLRGLGSKQIFSQVVTQAEAMEIGHLLDRMPRTLSGGELQRVALARTLIREPKYLLLDEPLASLDVSLRQGLRSLLKGINNQGQTIIHVTHDYEEALVLANKIAVINQGKIIQLGPADEVFHQPGSEFVARFTGVKNYFAARLYREMDRQYGELENGQVLRLNTEEPEGKGYIILRGEDIFISLENLPTSATNQMKGQILEISPSPFGFEVLVDTGTRFYARITRESLQKLALREGKEVWISFKAANVKFVRV
- a CDS encoding outer membrane protein transport protein produces the protein MKKILIISAIILTAAYPALSQTSTDALRYSRIDIGGTARYMGLSGAFGALGADFTTASTNPAGLGLYKSSEFIITPAVHLGNVESTYKGTWASGQRSNFYLGNIGFVMASKRKSGGSGVTFATGLNRLNDFNHRYEMTGTNTNNSLLDTYVQAANGTNFLQIEQDPNGDYAFDLNLAWWSYLLDLANPNTDNQYISPIPVGSKLQTKSIDTRGSMNEYVFSLGANIKDRLYLGMTLGIPFIRYYESSVYKESNIENSDLKYFNRIEDLETRGSGFNFKLGFIYRPTDWFRFGAAFHTPSWFSNMKDYWQVTMISEFYTPDNNGNTKYVESSPSGSYNYALQTPFRVQGNLAFIISNIGLVSADYEYADYASARFHASDFSFNDENSSIRNSYAGSHQIRVGTEWRYNIFSFRAGGKYFTSPYQDQNLNDGSRFGFSGGIGLKEGWFFMDLAYAYCNMKDKYYFYTNAESVANITRNHSVLLTLGAKL